DNA sequence from the Alkaliphilus metalliredigens QYMF genome:
TTTCTTACCTAGGCTTATTTTTCAAAGGAGAGATAAAAATGATAGAAGTATCTTTAAATGGTGTGGGAAAATATTATGGAGCTAATCAGGTATTAAAGAATATTGAATTTCAAATATTGAAGGGCGAAAGAGTCGGAATGGTTGGCAGAAATGGAACGGGTAAAACAACTATATTTAAAATCATATCAGGTGTAGAAAAATGTGATGGTGGCGTTTTTTCCATTAGAAAGGGCGCTCAAATTGGATGGTTAGAACAAACACCTGAATATCTTCTGGAGTTCAAGGTGATTGACGTGTTAAACATGGCCTTTCATAAAGAACTGAGTATTCAGCAGTCTATAAGGGAACTTGAAGAAAAAATGTGTTTTGCTAAGGGAAAAGATCTGGAGTTGATCATGGGAAAATATGCTGAACTCCAGGAAGCATTTGAAAGTCAAGGTGGATACAATATAGAGGAAAAGCGTAGTAAGATATGCGAGGGTTTGGGAATCGGTGAAAAGTTTAAAAATATGCAATTTAATGATTTAAGTGGTGGAGAGAAAACCTCGGTGCTTTTAGGAAAGATCCTACTGGAGGAACCAGATATACTACTTTTAGATGAGCCTACAAATCATCTTGACATAGAGTCAATTGAATGGTTAGAGGCATTCTTAGTAGCGTATAAAGGAACGGTTATCATCATATCCCATGATAGGTACTTTCTAGACCGAGTTGTCAATAAAATAGTCGAGATTGAAGTTGGTAGGGCATCTACCTATTTAGGTAATTACTCCTTGTATATGGAAGAAAAAGAAAGGTTATACCTTGAAGAATTAAAGAGGTACGAAAATCAACAGAAGAAAATTAAGTCTATGGAAGAATCAATTAAAAAATTAAAAGATTGGGCAAATAGAGGAGATAGTGAAAAGCTTTTTAGAAGAGCCTTTAGCATGGAAAAAAGGCTAGATAAGATGGAGAAAGTGGATAGACCTACAACGGATCATGACAAAATGAAACTAGCCCTGTCATCCCAGGAAAGATCTGGCCAAGACGTTGTATGGGTAGAAGGTTTATATAAAGCCCTAGAAGAAAAGATTTTATTTAATGATCTGAGCTTTTATCTCAGAATCGGAGAAAAAGTAGCCATAATAGGAAAAAATGGCAGCGGTAAATCGACTTTTATCAAAACACTATTAGGTGAAGTCTCTTCAGATACTGGAGATGTTAAAATTGGGGCCAATGTAAAAATAGGTTACCTGCAACAGGAGGTCTATTTTAATAGCGAAGAGCATACTGTTTTAGAAGCTTTTAGAGAAAGCTATGTATGCACTGAAGGAGAGGCAAGGGGAATACTAGCCAGGTTTTTATTTTATAGTGACGATGTTTTCAAGAAAGTGAGCAACTTGTCCGGTGGAGAACGGAGTAGACTTCGTCTTTGTCAGCTTATGTATGAAGATGTTAATACCTTGATAATGGATGAGCCAACAAATCATTTGGATATTATGGGACGGGAGATGTTGGAAGAAGCTTTACTAGGGTTCAAAGGAACAATTATGTTTATTTCTCATGATAGATATTTTATTAATAGACTGGCAACAAGAGTAGTTGAGCTTTGCAACAAAGACTTGGTCAGCTACTTAGGGAACTATGATTATTATACAGAGAAAAAACGAACTGAAAAGCCATTAGTTGAGTCTAGAGTCCTAAGGGACACCACACATACAAAATCAACGAAGAGCCCAAAGGGGGATTTAAACAACACGTCCACAAAACTAAATAGCAAAAAGCTTAAAGAAATTGAGGAAGAAATAAATAAAATTGAGGCATTAGTCTCTGCTAAAGAAGAAGAAATCAATGCAAATGCCACAGATTTTAATCGATTAAAGGATCTATATCTTGAAAAAACCACCCTTGAAACCAGCCTTAATAAACTTCTTGATGAGTGGATTGGATTAAAGTAACACCTTCACAAAGGGAAACGTCATTCCAGGTCTATTCACAGCCGGTGAAATGGCAAACAGGCCATTCTACGGTAGAGTATACATGAGTGGTTCAGCGCTACAAATTTGCTGCTACCACTGGTAGAATTGCTGCACAATCAGCCACAAAATAGCTTATGAATCCCCCTTTGAAAGCATAGATTTAATAAACCAAATGAATTAATAAGAAATCTTTCCTACGTAAATCGGAGGAAGGATTTTTTTTATTTATAAATTAAAAGGAATTTAAGGGAAATAATTGAAATTAAAATAGATGAATACAAGTGATTCATTCTTATGAAGCTTCATTAATTAATATGATCCTACTTATAAGTGACCTGTTTGAAGGAGGAGAGAAAATCAAATGATGAATATTTCAATACATAGACCAACTGCAATAGACTATGAAGAACTTACTGAATTATTTAGAGTAGTCATTACCGATACCATGGAAAAAGAAGGTCTTGGAGGCTATGATGAACAGATAAATAGTGAAGTGAAAGAGAAAAAGAAATTTCTAGAAGAGGATGTGGAATCAAATGGAGAAGAGCGATTTTTCCTTGTGGCACGATATCGAGAGAAGATTGTTGGAACCGTAGCCTATGGTCCCTGTGGTGAGGCAATCAAAAACTGTTCTAAAGGTAAGTATAATCATATGGGAGAAATCGGCACAGTTTTTATATTACCACAATATCAGGATAAAGGAATTGGTTCCCTACTATTAAATTCAATGTACTTAGCGCTAATGGGTATGAATGTAGAAGAATTTTGTCTTGACAGTGGCTATACCAAAGCCAAACAAATTTGGTGCAAGAAGTTAGGAGAACCAAATATCATCAAGAAGAACTACTGGGGAGAAGGGTATGATCATTTCATTTGGCATCGGAAGCTAAAAGAGATAACCATTACCTTCGATAGTCCCTCTACACATAGATCTCAATAGCCATTTCCATGAAATTAAGAGATTTTTAAATTTTATTGCTGAAGTATCTAATTTAGAGGGGGAGACATATGGAAAATAAACAATGGAAAGTTGGAATCTTGATTTTTGACGATGTAGAAGTTTTAGATTTTGCGGGGCCTTTTGAGGTTTTTTCTGTAACAACCATAGCAAATCAAATGAATCCTTTTCATGTTAGCACTATATCAGAGAAAGGAAATATGATTACTGCAAGAAATGGTTTAAGAGTTCAGCCAGATTATAGTTTTGAAGATATGCCTCAATTAGATATTTTAATTATTCCCGGTGGATTAGGCGCTAGAGAGCGAGAAATACATAATGATACTTTGATAAGATGGATATCAAACCAAATTGAGAAAGTTGAACTTATGACATCTGTATGTACCGGGGCTTTATTATTAGCTAAAGCAGGTTTACTTAGAGGTAAAAAAGCAACTACTCATTGGGCTAGTCTTGAAAGATTACAAAGGGAATTTCCTGAAATTTATGTGCAACATGGTGTAAAGTTTGTTGATGAAGGAAATATTGTTACCTCAGGAGGTATTTCTGCAGGAATTAACATGTCGTTTCATATAGTCAAGAGATTGTTAGGTTCTGAGATTGCAAGACAAACTGCTAAAAGAATGGAGTATGACATAACGATATAGGTTTAGGTACCCATGTAGAAAGTCGATGGATTGATGGTGTGAAGTTTCTTTACAATTATGATGAAAATAATAAATTTGAACATGTTGGAGAATTACTGGGAGTAATATACCTATCATATGAAAATTATCGAAATTTCGATGCAAGCAATTGATTCTCAACATGATTTGAAAGGGGTGCTGCTTAATGGAGTGTCCATATTGCAATAAACAAATGAGATTAAGAAATACCGAAACAGATAATTTGTTGAGCTGGACCCCTGAGGGAGAAAGCAGAAGTAGTATATCAAGATGGGCAATGAGTCCCAATTGGGTTTTAGAGGTATATAACTCAAATCAAGCTTTTCTTTTATCTTATATGGATAGAAAAGAAGTAAGTATCCAATGGTTAAGAAAAGAGCAAGAAGAAATGAAAGGTACCAATTTTAAAACTTTAGTAGTGAAAGAAAATCGCAATGATGCTATAATGCGGAGGAGAAAAATATGGAGAAAGATAAGATGATAAAAGTTAGAAGGGCTGATGCAAAGGATGCCAAGGAGTATTTAATGTTTTTACATAAGTTAGATTCTGAAACAAGCTTTATGTTATATGAACCAGGGGAAAGAGACACAAATGAAGAAGATTTAAAAAGAAAAATTCATGAAACCAATGAAAATTCTTTGCTACTGGTAGCTGAAAGCCGGGAAAAAATAGTTGGCTTTCTATCAGCTGACAGGGAACATGTAAACAGGATTAAACATAGTGCCTATATCGTCATTGGTGTTAGGCAAAGCTTCAGGGGAAAAGGAGTTGGAAAAAGGCTATTTGAAGAATTAGACAAATGGGCAATGGAAAATGGAATTATTCGGCTTGAATTAACCGTTATGATCAATAATGAAAATGGCATTACACTTTATAGAAAAATGGGATTTAGGGTAGAGGGTATTAAAGAAAAATCTTGTTTAGTTAAGGGGGAACTGGTAGACGAATATTATATGGCAAAAATATTAAGATAAAGGGTCATAAATGAAAGAAAAGCACGTAATAAAGATATTATCCAAAGTAATAAGCTGTACTAAATAGTCTTCCTATCAAAAACATTTGGTTATTAGAGTGGACCACTCTATCTATAGACAAGTTATTTAGTAAGAATCCAATTTCATTAGGCTGAACCCTTGATGATGTTCTTGAATAAAACCACACAGGGTACCCCAATTATAGTAGAAAATGAAAATCTTGTCTTTGATTTCTCTGGTTCCAGTGAATTTAGCTATAGCATTGAAGGCAGGGTGACTGCAACCTATGAAATGCATAACCCAACAAATGACCTCCAATCTGTACAAATGGCATTTCCCTTTGTAGGAAGGTTAGATAGTCTTTTACCAGAGGATATCGTCATAACTGTTGATGATAGCATGGTGCCCTACGAAATATATATCAGGGATGTCGTTGAAAGTCAAGGATATGTCCAGCAAGAGGACCGAGAAATAAATTTTGATTTTCAAAGGATTGTGAGTACCATCACAAAGGAGACTTATAAAGGCGAAAACTTTTAAATAAATCCGAATCATGATGATTGTGGACGTTAAGGAAAAATCACCCAACAGGGAGGTCACTGAAAAAGTCATATAATTATGATTTTTTTCAGTGGCCTTGCATTTTCATGATTTTTATTTTAAAGAAGGGAACATGAGACATCATAGCGAATACGAAACAAAGTGAATATAATTGTCAATCCTAAGATTAAGTGGAGTGTGAAGTGAAATGTATAAAATATTAATTATAGAGGACGATGAT
Encoded proteins:
- the abc-f gene encoding ribosomal protection-like ABC-F family protein, translated to MIEVSLNGVGKYYGANQVLKNIEFQILKGERVGMVGRNGTGKTTIFKIISGVEKCDGGVFSIRKGAQIGWLEQTPEYLLEFKVIDVLNMAFHKELSIQQSIRELEEKMCFAKGKDLELIMGKYAELQEAFESQGGYNIEEKRSKICEGLGIGEKFKNMQFNDLSGGEKTSVLLGKILLEEPDILLLDEPTNHLDIESIEWLEAFLVAYKGTVIIISHDRYFLDRVVNKIVEIEVGRASTYLGNYSLYMEEKERLYLEELKRYENQQKKIKSMEESIKKLKDWANRGDSEKLFRRAFSMEKRLDKMEKVDRPTTDHDKMKLALSSQERSGQDVVWVEGLYKALEEKILFNDLSFYLRIGEKVAIIGKNGSGKSTFIKTLLGEVSSDTGDVKIGANVKIGYLQQEVYFNSEEHTVLEAFRESYVCTEGEARGILARFLFYSDDVFKKVSNLSGGERSRLRLCQLMYEDVNTLIMDEPTNHLDIMGREMLEEALLGFKGTIMFISHDRYFINRLATRVVELCNKDLVSYLGNYDYYTEKKRTEKPLVESRVLRDTTHTKSTKSPKGDLNNTSTKLNSKKLKEIEEEINKIEALVSAKEEEINANATDFNRLKDLYLEKTTLETSLNKLLDEWIGLK
- a CDS encoding GNAT family N-acetyltransferase; translated protein: MMNISIHRPTAIDYEELTELFRVVITDTMEKEGLGGYDEQINSEVKEKKKFLEEDVESNGEERFFLVARYREKIVGTVAYGPCGEAIKNCSKGKYNHMGEIGTVFILPQYQDKGIGSLLLNSMYLALMGMNVEEFCLDSGYTKAKQIWCKKLGEPNIIKKNYWGEGYDHFIWHRKLKEITITFDSPSTHRSQ
- a CDS encoding DJ-1/PfpI family protein, whose product is MENKQWKVGILIFDDVEVLDFAGPFEVFSVTTIANQMNPFHVSTISEKGNMITARNGLRVQPDYSFEDMPQLDILIIPGGLGAREREIHNDTLIRWISNQIEKVELMTSVCTGALLLAKAGLLRGKKATTHWASLERLQREFPEIYVQHGVKFVDEGNIVTSGGISAGINMSFHIVKRLLGSEIARQTAKRMEYDITI
- a CDS encoding GNAT family N-acetyltransferase is translated as MEKDKMIKVRRADAKDAKEYLMFLHKLDSETSFMLYEPGERDTNEEDLKRKIHETNENSLLLVAESREKIVGFLSADREHVNRIKHSAYIVIGVRQSFRGKGVGKRLFEELDKWAMENGIIRLELTVMINNENGITLYRKMGFRVEGIKEKSCLVKGELVDEYYMAKILR